In a genomic window of Cerasicoccus sp. TK19100:
- a CDS encoding ferritin-like domain-containing protein, which produces MQSLNNLHNSSAWIDHFKQNGAHTRTFDWQTRHRLPADAIKDIATSIAEFQRGESSEGRYFMHVSAEFAKAVNDPEYLRATELFIAEENRHGDMLARFLAHEEQTIVESTHADSIFRWLRTLGGMEGCIMVLVTAEFIAQVYYPALRDATDSPLLRDICEQIIEDEVHHIRFQMERLALFALARSWMARKSMGIMHAVLMTGATGVVWANHRKVFRRANLGFFRYVGQCYQRYTSARLQVEQTRTRWINAMTNSSTPADATSSPRLRA; this is translated from the coding sequence ATGCAAAGCTTAAATAACCTTCACAACTCAAGCGCCTGGATTGATCATTTCAAACAAAACGGCGCACACACCCGGACATTCGACTGGCAGACCCGCCACCGACTGCCCGCCGACGCCATCAAAGACATTGCCACATCCATCGCAGAATTTCAGCGCGGAGAAAGCTCCGAAGGCCGGTACTTCATGCACGTTTCGGCGGAATTCGCCAAAGCCGTGAACGATCCTGAATACCTGCGCGCGACAGAGCTGTTCATAGCCGAGGAGAATCGTCATGGCGATATGCTGGCGCGTTTCTTAGCCCATGAAGAACAAACCATCGTCGAATCGACCCATGCCGATTCCATCTTCCGCTGGCTGCGCACTCTGGGTGGCATGGAAGGCTGCATCATGGTGTTGGTTACGGCGGAGTTCATTGCACAGGTCTACTACCCGGCTTTGCGCGATGCCACCGATTCACCACTTCTGCGCGATATCTGCGAGCAAATCATTGAGGACGAAGTACACCACATACGCTTTCAAATGGAGCGGCTCGCGCTGTTTGCCCTAGCCCGCAGTTGGATGGCCCGAAAGTCCATGGGCATAATGCACGCCGTCCTGATGACGGGTGCCACTGGCGTCGTCTGGGCCAATCATCGAAAGGTGTTTCGACGAGCAAACTTGGGCTTCTTCCGCTACGTGGGTCAATGCTACCAACGATACACCAGCGCCCGTCTGCAGGTAGAGCAAACGCGCACTCGCTGGATCAACGCCATGACAAATTCATCGACGCCCGCTGACGCTACATCTTCGCCACGGCTGCGCGCATGA
- a CDS encoding GAF domain-containing SpoIIE family protein phosphatase, whose translation MYFFLGLLLGGFGGFLFYRLSARKQREKLEEDIQMLQQEKQIVVEFMHNLVEAIGDGVNRDELFQRIVHAAILSTGALSACVFERKDNKLHGVAVEGLFPPQRPLPESSREKLSTRAKFIEGILRSEVFDIGEGVIGSVAKSGKAILIEDATSDPRVVQHGDASLQVRSLVVAPIPFRTEVLGVLAVANPADGLAFNETDFSLIESLAEQAGLAIHNSDLMQVQMEKQKLDFDISMASSIQGMILPSVYPQLEGLDIDAFYRPAQKIGGDLYDVFSVGEKRVAFAIADVSGKGVPASLLMAICQTNLRHFAKRYDSPAEILRQMNREMTPEMRQDMFITLIFAVIDMEKDTLTMARAGHELLLLVHGESGNGTAKAEMVGSEGMAIGMVPSEIFDMIIEDRTVPFEKGDSAVFYTDGVTEASNRDGAEFSGNRLEEVALSLRDRSASGLNEGIVSTVERFTGGSMFMDDLTLIAVKHT comes from the coding sequence ATGTACTTTTTCCTCGGCTTGTTGCTTGGCGGCTTCGGTGGTTTCTTGTTTTACCGCCTGTCCGCGCGTAAGCAGCGGGAGAAGCTGGAAGAAGACATTCAGATGCTCCAGCAGGAAAAGCAGATCGTGGTGGAGTTCATGCACAACCTGGTCGAGGCGATTGGCGACGGCGTCAACCGCGACGAGCTTTTCCAGCGCATTGTGCATGCGGCGATTCTCAGCACCGGGGCCCTCAGCGCGTGCGTTTTTGAGCGTAAGGACAACAAACTTCATGGCGTGGCGGTGGAGGGGCTCTTTCCGCCGCAGCGACCTCTGCCGGAAAGTTCGCGGGAGAAATTATCCACGCGGGCCAAGTTCATTGAGGGCATTTTACGCTCGGAAGTGTTTGATATTGGCGAGGGCGTGATCGGTTCGGTGGCTAAGTCTGGCAAGGCGATCCTGATCGAAGACGCCACCAGCGATCCGCGCGTGGTGCAGCATGGTGACGCCTCGCTGCAGGTGCGTTCGCTGGTCGTGGCCCCAATCCCGTTTCGCACGGAGGTGCTGGGCGTGCTGGCTGTGGCGAATCCCGCCGACGGGCTGGCCTTTAACGAAACTGATTTTTCCCTGATTGAGTCCCTCGCCGAGCAGGCGGGCTTGGCGATTCACAACTCCGACCTCATGCAGGTGCAGATGGAAAAGCAGAAACTGGACTTCGATATTTCGATGGCGAGCAGCATCCAAGGGATGATTTTGCCAAGCGTATACCCGCAACTGGAGGGCTTGGATATCGATGCGTTTTACCGCCCGGCGCAGAAGATCGGCGGCGACCTTTACGACGTGTTTTCAGTGGGTGAGAAGCGTGTGGCTTTTGCCATTGCCGACGTTTCCGGCAAAGGCGTGCCAGCATCGCTGCTCATGGCGATCTGCCAGACGAACCTTCGCCACTTTGCCAAGCGCTACGACTCGCCGGCGGAAATTCTGCGCCAAATGAACCGCGAGATGACGCCGGAAATGCGCCAGGATATGTTTATCACGCTCATTTTTGCCGTGATCGACATGGAAAAGGACACTCTCACCATGGCGCGCGCGGGGCATGAGCTGCTCTTGTTGGTGCATGGCGAAAGTGGCAATGGCACCGCGAAAGCCGAGATGGTCGGCTCCGAAGGGATGGCCATTGGCATGGTGCCCAGTGAAATCTTTGACATGATCATCGAAGACCGCACCGTGCCCTTTGAAAAGGGCGATTCGGCGGTATTTTACACGGACGGTGTCACCGAGGCCAGCAACCGCGATGGCGCGGAGTTCTCCGGTAATCGCCTGGAGGAGGTCGCCCTGTCTTTGCGTGATCGCAGTGCAAGCGGGCTCAATGAGGGCATCGTTTCCACGGTGGAGCGCTTCACCGGCGGCAGCATGT